A genomic segment from Phragmites australis chromosome 6, lpPhrAust1.1, whole genome shotgun sequence encodes:
- the LOC133923079 gene encoding L10-interacting MYB domain-containing protein-like produces MVEADWSEENTRVVCRLFAELVRCGNSSSTHLNNVGYKSVIGKFHEETSILYNRGQFKNKWAKLKAQYTAWKDLLKQTSIGWDEKKGTVRTNNDRWKKMRKEIPECGKFKEKRLQNEDELKIMFEDLRNTGDDHFCASSGLIPQSPNGVLNGGDEEAELDDDSEPEEITSSGKGKGKRHCGDDKDKEKERRQVEASG; encoded by the exons ATGGTTGAGGCTGATTGGTCTGAAGAGAACACTAGAGTTGTTTGTAGATTGTTTGCTGAACTAGTTAGGTGTGGAAATAGTTCGAGCACCCATTTGAACAATGTAGGGTACAAAAGTGTGATTGGCAAGTTTCATGAGGAGACGAGCATTTTGTACAATAGAGGCCAGTTTAAGAATAAATGGGCAAAATTGAAGGCACAATATACTGCTTGGAAGGATTTGTTGAAGCAAACTAGTATAGGTTGGGATGAAAAGAAGGGGACAGTTCGCACGAACAACGATAGGtggaagaagatgagaaaa GAAATTCCCGAATGTGGCAAGTTTAAAGAGAAGAGACTTCAAAATGAAGATGAGTTGAAGATTATGTTTGAAGACCTTCGTAATACAGGTGATGACCACTTTTGTGCTTCATCAGGTTTAATTCCTCAAAGTCCTAATGGTGTCTTGAATGGTGGTGATGAGGAGGCTGAGTTAGATGATGACAGTGAGCCAGAAGAAATAACATCAAGTGGCAAGGGCAAAGGCAAGAGACATTGTGGTGACGACAAAGACAAGGAAAAAGAGCGAAGACAAGTGGAGGCGAGTGGATAA